From the genome of Zalophus californianus isolate mZalCal1 chromosome 5, mZalCal1.pri.v2, whole genome shotgun sequence:
GTGGTATTTTCCATGGAGAAGATCATGAGTTTGAATTAAGCTTTGTTGAGTTTGGGTGTCTCTGAGACCCTCTAAATGGAGATGCTGTGAAGTAAGCAGTTGGAATATATGTATCTGAAGCTTATAAAATATCTGGAGAGAAGAAATAAGTTGGAGAGCTAACAGTGGTATATTGTGGCTATTTAAGCCTTAGAAATAGATGAGCTTGTCTACTGATGGAGTCCAGAGTGATGAAAGAGACTCTAGGATTAAGCCTTGTGGAATCCAAAATTAAATAACTAGACAGAAATAGATGAaggcaggagcagcaggagagatTCAAGAAAAACCAAGAGATAATAGTGTCACTTAAGCCAAGAGATAAGAATGTTTCAAGAAGGGAATGTTTCAAATAGTGTCACTTAAGCCAAAAGATAAGAATGTTtcaacaaggggcacctgggtggctcagttggttgagcatccaactcctgatttcagctgaTGTCATgctcttagggtcctgggattgagcttcaTGTCTGTTCAGGtgcccactcagcagggagtccacttttctccctccctctccctctgcccgcccccccacgcctgtgcgcgtgctctctttccctctaaaataaataaatcttgggtcccctgggtggcccagtgagTTAagtgatcccaggtcctgggatagagctccatgtcaggctccctgctcagcggggagtctgcttttccctctgccccctccctgctcattctccccccacacacacacatacacacacacacaaatatataaataaaatctttaaaataaattttaaataaaatattttttaaaaagggaaggaaaagaactgaaaaatatctAGTGGATTTAGCACATTGATCAATGATAACTTAGTGGTAACTCTTCAGAGAGATAGGAGGTAGAAGCTAAATTAGAGTGACTGAGGAAGGAAGTAGAAGATGGGAAAATAGAGGCCATGGATATAGATAACTCTTAAGCCATTTCGTCTTTAAGGAAAATAGGACACTGTTTACTCATGTAGGGTTAATGTGCTAGAAAAGTTTGAGACACATAGAGAAATTCAGGAGTATTAAGGAGAGAAAGAGTCTTATGAAATTTTAAGTACACGTGTGTATGTTTCTCTCCATCTGTAAATTAGAGTTGAGGGAGGAACTGCAAACAGTATATAGAGACTTTTTGTAGAGGGGAAAGAGACCCTTCCCTCACAGATACTATAAGAACATTTGAAATATTATGTATAAATGAGACTGCAGGATGTGTTATTAGGGTGTACTTTTGATAGTTTCACTGATGAACTCATGAAGGCCTAgtttatactaatatatatatatgtatatatatatatatacatatatatatatatttttttttttttctcccacagagGGGTCCAGATAACCATGTCAGCTGCAGCTGTGGATGCAGTTAATGCGGCCCCCCTGTCGGGGTCCAAAGAAATGAGTCTGGAAGAACCAAAGAAGATGACCAGAGAGGactggagaaagaagaaggagctAGAAGAACAGCGAAAACTGGGTAATGCTCCAGCAGAAGTTGATGAAGAAGGAAAGTAAGTACATTCATTGTCTGCATGATCTGttcattcaaaattcaaatttatgtCTACTTAGTTTagcattttctcatcttttgctTTGACGGGAAACTTTTTACCATTTAcatcctttctgtttttattattttatcaaattcatATATTAAGATTTAATAAAGTATCAAAGGGCTTCTAATGAACAGCAGTCATCGCTTTCAACTCTTTGCACTTCCTGTCCCACTCTGCAAAAGTGACTACTTTTAAATCTTTCTATTTTGAGTTTTTCCGGGTGATACCTCCACATCTCTAAATAACGTATCCACATCATTATTTTAATCAACTCTAGGCATCATTAGCTAGCTtcttgcttttttaagatttatctactAGCATACATCCctatcttccttctctctctcccgacTTCAGTTCTATCACTTTTCTTAGTTGCTATATTGGAAATTctttcactctaaaataaattactttccttatttttaggtgtgtgttttttgtttgtttgtttgtttgtttttactgtatTGGAGAGATATGGAGCGtattctctctccaccctcccacTGCACTCTCTGTTCTTACCGTCTGTATAGACTACCTTTGTAATTGTAATACcaattattttcaaactttattcttaaaatgtatatatatttttttaaattacagagaCATCAACCCTCATATACCTCAGTATATTTCTTCAGTGCCATGGTATATTGATCCATCAAAAAGACCTACTTTAAAGCACCAGAGACCACaaccagagaaacaaaagcagtaCAGCTCATCTGGAGAATGGTACAAGAGGGGTGTAAAAGAGGTATGTGGACAGCTTTTATATATCTCCTTGTGaaaatggagattttattttaagaacttaATATAAGAACTTTTAATCAAGTTATATCAGATTATATAACCTTTCACTTGGGATTAAAATTCACAATACATActactttcttttctgtgttttataaGGTTTATGTTGCTACAGGACTTAaactttcttggggcgcctgggtggctcaattggttaagcaactgccttcagctcaggtcatgatcccaggatcctgggatcgagccccacattggcctccctgctcggcaggggggcctacttttccctctccctctgctactccccctgctcgcactctcctgctctcttattctgtcaaataaataaataaaatacttaaaaaaaaaaaaaaactattactaTAAAATAAAGTACCTAaactttctcatttataaaagtaTGGAGACTCTAAGTAGTTTTTCTCTTAATGAGTAAATCGCTTCACTATACAATATAGTAATGAGAGCCAAAATTATTTGTAACTTGCTCAGAAGTAAAACATTTTGTCTTTATATCCATTTATAGAATTCCATAACTACTAAGTACCGCAAGGGAGCATGTGAAAATTGTGGGGCCATGacacacaaaaagaaagactGCTTTGAGGTAAGTTCACTTTTGAGAATTTTAGAAACTTGTCAGaaagcctctttcttttttcctgtcaaAGAGcttaattctgtttttctaaaattacCTACTAAATTTTGGtacaagttaaataaaaatttgagtgaAATTAGTTTAGCACCATCAAAATTTTCTGCTGGGAAGAGTAACTGATAATTGAACAGACCATAAACTCCCATGATATGTTCATGCTTGCTTTGTAAAGGTCATCTGAAACTTTCCTCTAGGTTGCAGGAACTTAGGAAAAGgtttgattttattctatttcccaGAGACCGAGGCGAGTTGGAGCAAAATTTACAGGTACGAATATAGCTCCAGATGAACATGTCCAGCCTCAGCTGATGTTTGACTATGATGGGAAGAGGGATCGATGGAATGGCTACAATCCAGAGGAACACATGAAAATTGTGGAAGAATATGCCAAAGTTGATCTGGTGAGCAAAGTTCCCTGCTTTTCCATACTCTTTAAAGAATGTACGTTTTGCTGTATCATTGATTAAGCAACTCTGTTTTTCAAGTCTTCGAGCAATATAGAGATGGTGGCATTTTTATTATAGTAGTAGAAGGTCTGATGGAATAGTGAAAATAAAGTGTGCTAACCGTATTGGCAGTGGTTTCTTCTTATTTGATACTTGTATTGTTTTTTACTTCCTGAGGTTGCATGAGAAATTGGAAGCATGAGAAGGATTAGGTATCTAAGGCTTTTAGCTTTTTAAGGTTATAAACTCTTTCCCAGCCCCACACACTGCATCTTGTCTGGGCCTATTTTACAGTTGTCTCACGTAGCATTTGAGAGAAGTGAAAGGAGACTAGAATAATGCATTTcagaaaattgaattttattttcattcatcttcagtttttttttttttgttataattttaccTACTCACCCCCATTCCTTAAAGTCCACAGTCAcgctgccctttttttttcttaagtagagtttacatttaaaaatcatgggATTTCACATAATGCAAATTTCATCTGTTCTTGAACAAAGAAATATATGGTAATTCTGGGCCTGTCGGGCAGGCATCAGTCATCTGGGGTCAGGTGACAGCTGCCACTTTTGGACAGGGCTTGTTCTCTGCAGTTTCATCACTGGCACCACATTAATGCGTGGTTGAAACAGGAGTTTATAACTCCTGTTATTTAGAAACCATagatatagggcgcctgggtggctcagttggttaagcgactgtcttcggctcaggtcatgatcctggagtcccaggatcaagtcccgcatcaggctccctgctcagcggggagtctgcttctccctctgaccctcttccctctcgtgctttctatctctcattctctctctctcaaatggataaatataaataaataaataaataaactgtcttgcttcctcttaaaaaaaaaaatcatagatatAGAGCTACGAGAAATCTCAAAGAGATGACCTTGTTTAGTGACCTTtctgaaaacaataaatacattgattttaagtatataaaaatcaaaagttCATTTGAATGTTGTAAAGTAAAtttcaaatgtttccttttttgttaggCAAAACGAACACTGAAAGCCCAGAAACTCCAAGAAGAATTAGCCTCAGGAAAATTAGTGGAACAGGCtgtaagtaataaaaatgatCCATTAAATATATTCAGACTCTtagtaaacaaaaaatgaaaatcaaaacaagaatTCATCTTATATCTCTCCAGTTAGAAAAGATTTAGGAAGAGAGGAGTGCGATTGAGGGGAAAGACTAAAACTGGCACTTCTATACCTTGTGTCAAGGAACATACCTTGACACAATCGTTTTGGAAAGAAATTGCCGtaagatatttatatacattttctggAATTAAATCAGTAGGTCCTTCCATCCTAAAGAATTTTctagtaatcagaaaaaaaatcacatatgcaAAGATGTTCATTGTAGTACTTTTTAAAACAGCAAGAAATTGAAATAGCTTAAACAGGAATAGGGAGTTGATGAAGTAAACTGTCCTACATCTGCATGATAGAATGTTGCATAGCTCTTAGAATGGCTTTTATCAATACTTTGTAACAACAGTGAATAACACTTACATTTaaataacacatgaaaaaaatattgtaatatcacataggaaaaaaatcagagtacTAATTCTCATTCACTGTAGAATTagtaaatttttctttgtatttttactagtattttctacattttccataATGATTGTAAtaattttatggctgagtaaaaaTTTAGAGTAAAGATGTATTGCAACCAATTTTTTATTCATGACAATAAATAGTTAATGTATATTGTGCttattaaaagttttctttttacaaattgaTGGCACACATAAATAATAAGTTAAACATTTGGAGTTTAAATTCCTAAAAAAGACTCAGCAAGTACGAATTACAAACAGACCTAAGTAAATAATCACCAAGTGAGCAGTCACTGAGGCCACCTGGCAGGCAGGTTCACAGCACAGGTTAACAGAGAGATGTTAAAATATAGCTCTGCCCTTGGCCAGCGAGGGGGCCATAGAAAAACTAAtttatttctctgagcctcagtttatcaTCTCAAGTAGAGACAACAACACCTACCTCCCAGGAGGCCTAGCATCGTATCACATAGTAAATAAACACTTGGTAATtggtaactattattattaccaactctggaaaaaggaaaacagcctGTTTCTCTTATTCTAGTATATTCTCTGTTTGTTGTAAACACAGTCTAATTTATTTCACCAGTAAGCATACTTAAATGTATATAGGGGACTGATGATTTTTGCACACTTCAGTACTtggatattaatattaattacatGCAGTAGAATAGTCTACTATAGAGATTGAGCTTTCTGTATGGCagcataaatgtttttttttgttgtcctAACAATTTGTGGGAACAAAAaacatttctggggtgcctggctggttcagtcagtagaaagtacaactcttgatcttggggttgtgagttcgaaccccatattgggtgtagagattacttaaaaaataaaattaaaaaaaataagatacatatttttttgatGCTGAAAGTAATACATACTCAgtgaaaaaataggaaattataaagaagaaaataagtgtcTCCTATGTTAACTATTAACCTTTTGAAGTAGGCCTTTCCAGGTCCCACTCCACCTACCCAtatatatctatgtgtgtgttaTTATAATACAACATGTTTTTAACATGGATTTCATCTTTACATACTTATTTATCACCTACTCTTTCAATTAATATATAGTGCAGTGAGCTCATGTCATTGAAATCTGTCATTAAATATAGacctatttttatgtaaatttacaTGGTTCAAAACTCAAAGCAATTTAAGAAGATATGCAGTAAAAAGTCTCCCATTCTTGCCTCCATCTACCCTGTCTCTAAACGTCACCCCCCCcataatctgttttatttttcttgtgggATCCTTTCAGAGtttcacaaacaaaaacaaatatacaatgTTATTCCcacctttctctcccccttttttaaacAATAACAGTAAAAAAGGTAgcaaattatattgttttttccTGCAAATTGGATAAAATCACTTTTAATGGATGTTCAGTGTTCAGTGAGTGCACTAATTTATATAACCAATTGTCtattattaatttgatttttcccAGATTTTTGATATTATATACAACACTGTAAATCACATTCTTGTACATACCTCTTTATATAATTGACCTATTATtctcttaggataaattccttaATGTGTAATTGTTGATGcaatgagtatttttatttaaaattttgatgtcaTATCACTTAGGTACCATTCAGGAAACCTATACAAATTTATGTCCCCATCAATATgtatagttacatatatatagatacatatatatatctcaatcATTGTGTTTGTATAGAGGATAGATATATTTATACTCACTCATATTTCCAcattcccccactcatgctctaaGGTACTCTTTTTAACCTTTGAAGCCTTTTAAAGGGACATGATAAAATGCTGACTACTTTGCTATAGGCCTTTTGTGTAGTTAGAGAAAATCCTGACCAATGCCAATGAAAATCCTGACCTCGTCTTTGTGATGAGGATCTCAGACTCTCCTTAAATTACAATATGGTGTCACTTGAGTAGATTCCTTCATTGCCTGAATTTTACAAAAGCTGTTTTGGCTCTAAAGATACTTATTACATGATCCtggtaagattttctttttagatttgttAGAAAATTAATGAGGTTTAGCAAAAATGGTATATGCCTGAAGGTGGTTAACAtataagaaatgaatatatattgcGTACATTGGTCATTTTAATGTTCGTCTTACCTTTGTGTGATTATAATCCTAGATCACTGAAAATTCTCTAGAAATTTTCTGGCTTTGTAGACAGTCTGATAAAATTGTTCACAATAATATACTTGTATTCAGAACTTACATGTTGATGACAATGAGAAATAGGATTTGTTCAGTtagatttaaattatattattttacctATGTATTTAAAGTGTTAAATAATCACTAGATTCAGTGGAGTaaaattacaaattctttttcttcttgaatgatGCAGAATTCTCCAAAACACCAGTGGGGAGAAGAGGAACCAAACTCTCAGACGGTAATAAATATTTACCCTGTCTGGGTATACattaaatttttcaatttctgatgactaataataataataataatagctttaaGAAATGTTAATAAGAGTTTGGTTACAGGGAAAGCAAGAACTAgatgttactctttttttcttataatttgtttttcctttctccttccttcaggAAAAAGATCATAATAGTGAAGATGAGGATGAAGATAAATATGCAGATGATATTGACATGCCTGGACAGAACTTTGACTCTAAGAGACGAATTACTGTCCGGAATCTCAGGATTCGAGAAGATATTGCAAAAGTAAGCCTTGCCAACTTAACATAcacattcaaaaaatgtttgtcTTCCCTCCCCAAATTTTGTCTACTCATCTGGTATCTGGACAGTATATGGGTGATATAGGCCATCATTCCAAGATTAagtatcatattgttttttttctcttcatttatacCTCGGAAATGCATTCACACATGTAATGATCGTGATTAACTTCTCTACTTAATCTGCTGAAATCTTTTTTGACAGAAGTAAACATTAATGCAGCCTTAAAACATTTTCCCTTCTAGTATCTGCGGAATTTAGATCCAAATTCTGCTTACTATGATCCCAAAACTAGAGCAATGAGAGAGAATCCCTATGCCAACGCAGGAAAGAATCCAGATGAGTAAGTATCAAGTTAAATGTATAGATTtcaaggtgggggaggagagtttttaattataaaactgaATCTGAGTTAAAATGAACATCATCTGTGGTTGGGTCAGAAAAGAATTAACTTCCCTTAAAgaacaatttgttttttatttatttatttatttttatttttttttaacattagtcCAGCTTCATCTTTGATCCCATTAATTCAGTAACATGTTATAATTGGAAGATGAAAGACTAGTGCTTTATTTACATAAACGATAAATGAGCAGTTTCTGAATTGAAGCACATCAATACACACTGCATTGTCATGTTGACCTCACTGTCATTGAGGTCAGTAAATGTATGAATCCTCAGAATACTATCCCATCAAAACCAGAAGCAAATCTCCAAGTCTCCAGGGATGTTTCCATCACTCCTTTATCCTCTAGTCTGAGGCTAGCTGATGAATATGTGACAATATTAGATAGATGGAATGCAATATTTGaagtggaggggaaaaaagaccagGCTTGGTGATCCACTGGCTGATATCTAGCATATATTGTTGGCTGCAGCTGGGAAGGGGTAGTTAGCATGCTCTTACTCACCAAATGAGTGAACCACAGATGGGAGCTCTCACACGTTTCAACTGAGCATCTTGCTTTGAGGACCAACAATGCAATTTATTGACAACTGGAAACCTGGCACAAAGATGCCATATCTACAGCAGCTCGCTAGAATTGACTCTTTTGCCACCACATTGTGCCTTTCTGCCAGGATATTACAACCCTgaaacttccagaaagtggtcgcttttctgttcagagagttgctgctattcttttcttcgatctcctgttgagtttgtaggtgttctgaatggtttgataactatctagctgaattcctgggatcagaCGAAATTtcacaatttgttttttaaatttgcatctaCAGAGTGAGCTATGCAGGGGATAACTTCGTTAGATACACAGGAGATACCATTTCCATGGCTCAGACACAGTGTAAGTGTTTGCTCTATGTCAAGATATTTTATATCCGCTCAAAAGAAATTTGgaggcatttttaaaagcttgttttCAAGGAGTATGCAATAAATGTGGCCAAGAACTCATTAAGATGTTTTTGATCATTGTAGTGTTTGCTTGGGAAGCCTATGACAAGGGATCTGAAGTACATCTGCAGGCCGATCCTACAAAACTAGAGCTGTTATACAAGTCCTTCAAAGTCAAAAAAGAAGACTTCAAAGAACAGCAGAAAGAGAGCATCTTGGAAAAGGTAATTTTGaccaaaatgctaaaaaaaaagaatgctcattAAAGAGAAGTGACCAGTTAATGAACATTTGATTTACATTTGGAATACAACACACAGAGTCTCTTTTAATTTATTAGGAATAGTCCTACCCTCCCATTGACTTAATCAATTGTATACATTATCGGTATAGCTGTATCAGGAAGCTTTTGCAGCAGAACAAACCATGGAAAAACTTAGtagtttaaaataaacatttgttatttctcatgattttgtATATCGGCTGGGTCTCCTGGACTGGGCCTGCCCATCTGAAGCTGGATGATCTAGAATGGCCTCATTCTAGTCTCTAGCAGTTAGCAGGTTAATTATCCTAAGAGCCCTCACCTGGAACAGCTCATCTCTGCCCAATGTGGGCTCTCCTGTGGTAGGCTAGTCCAGCATTAGTAGGCATTCTCGGGTAGCAGACACTAGTAACAAAAAGTATGTCCCAAGGCACAAGTGCTTTTCAGGGCTTTACTTGCATCACATTTGCCAGTTTCCCACAGGCCTGAACAAGTAACATGGCCAGGCCCAGATTCAGAGGATGGAGAAACTGTCTCTTGAGGGGAAGAGTAGCAAAGTCATGTGGCAAATGGGCATGCATACAAGAATGAGAGGAACTGATGGCCATTTTGTAATCTACACACTCAACAGATAAATAGCAACTGGAGACACCTTTTATTTCCCTATAAaaattttatggcttttttttttttttactgtattttgtatAACAAAGGCCataatgaatattcttttaatgtttctgaTTGGAAATAAACCCATCAATAGAGGTTTGAGTGCAAATCTTtgctgtaaaatatatttaataatgttcAATATTCTTTTAGTATGGTGGCCAAGAACACTTGGATGCCCCTCCAGCTGAATTGCTTTTAGCTCAGACTGAAGATTATGTGGAGTATTCAAGGCATGGGACAGTCATCAAAGGACAGGAGCGGGCTGTCGCCTGCTCTAAATATGAGGAGGACGTGAAGATCCAcaatcatacagtatgtgctAAACCAGAACCATTTGGTGtccttgttagcattttgctctgggttatattttcttattacaaCTTCATTAGCAAATCAttgtgcttgttttctttttttttttacattttaattttgttttatgaaatttttccaaaaatacaaaaaatgtgaaagaatactATTATGTTCACCCACATACCCACTACCTAGATTAAGAAATTTCTTGCATGTTGCCATATATGCTTTGTCTGGAgcatgtgtttgtgtatgcatgtgaatataatatatgtataaaatttgtatttgtatttttttaactaaacatttgaaaatcacaGATATTATGATATTTCACCCACAGAAACTGTATCATGTAACTCCTAAAATTAAGGATATTCCCTACCATAACTATATTAACATtgtcacactttaaaaaaaattgacatgaCTCCTTAATATCATCTAATCTCTAGTTCTTAATCACATTACTAAAGTATACACAAAAATGCCTTTAAATaggtggtttgtttttgttttgaatcagAATCCAATCAGAGTTCATTTTGGTGGTTATGTATCTTTTTCTCTATCTCCCCTTTTTCATAATAGCAACTCTTAAACAGatcaggccagttattttgtaaacTGTGTCATATTCTGTGATTGACTAATTCCTAGTGATACTATAcaatttatttctctgtcttctacATTTCCTATAAACAGGAATTCAGAGCTAAAGACATGATTAGTTATAAGTTCAATAATTTGACAAGAACATATGtgatgcagggcgcctgggtggctcagttggttaagcgactgccttcggctcaggtcatgatcctggagtccctggatcgagtcccgcatcgggctccctgctcagcagggagtctgcttctccctctgaccctccgcccatctcatgtgctttctctctcattctctctgtctctcaaataaataaataaaatcttaaaaaaaaaaaaaaagaacatatgtgATGCAGAATTCATAATTCACACTTTTTTATGATGAATTCTGCATCACGTCATAAAACATGTTACTTGCTGTACTCTTGAAGTACTCAAACTACAGTTGTCTAAGTTGGATCAAAAACTGAACTACCTATAGGAGCCAGGCCAATAATTGTATATGAGCGAAGTGAGCCAGGCACATTGTACAAACGAGAGAGCACAAACCCTGTCTAAAAGGGGCATCCACTGGTCAGCAACAGCCAATTCTTGCCAAGTGGGATTGTGGGCCCAGAATTTCCCAGTTGTTCTTAATTTTTGAAGAGAAGTCAGATAATCCTaaatttttttacagttttaggaATGGAATGTGAGACCATTATAATCTAATGGCTGCTTCTTACACTTGAGGTCAGGTCACCCTTTCCCTGTTAGCTAGCCCTGGAATTCCCATAATTTTCCTCCCAAATTACCTTTTAAAGGGCTGTATTATTTTGTACTCGTCTCAACAGTAAATGAGAGTCCCCAGTTTCAGGTTCCTCTTTTAAGTAACAACTCACTCTCTGCAGCATATCTGGGGATCTTACTGGAAAGAAGGCCGATGGGGATACAAATGCTGTCACTCTTTTTTCAAGTATTCCTATTGCACTGGAGAAGCCGGCAAGGAGATTGCTGTAAGTAATTGTCTTCTAGTTCTTAAACTGTAAAACAGCCAAAGCTCTTTAAGTCAAAATCTGTAGGAAACATATTGTCTCATGtttcaaattttaactttttcttcaaTGATGGTAACTATGATACTCAAgtcaaattacatatattttcccaCAGAATTCAGAGGAATGTATTATAAATGATATAACCGGAGAGGAATCTGTGAAAAAACCTCAAACCCTCATGGAGGTAAGTCTATAATCATTTGTCCTGAATTAAGTCCTAGAACGCTGACTTTAAAATTTACGCCAGAGCTTTGTTTTTGCATTAATAACACTGTAGATTTCAATCCTTCCTGTCAGATGCATCaggaaaaactaaaagaagataagaagaagaaaaagaagaagaaaaagaagcatcgAAAGAGCAGTTCAGATAGTGatgatgaagaaaagaaacacGAAAAATTGAAAAAGGTACTTTGTGAGCTCTAAATAGTCAAAGTGATGACAGGATTCTTTATTTGTAGTAACCTTAAGAAATTATCTAGTCCTATCCCcaagctcattttttaaaatgaggaaacaagccCCAAGCTTGGGTGATTTGTTTAGGTTACCTTGTATCAGGTCTAGAATGCAAATGGAGATTTTTGTGTGTCTCAGTATTGCCGTCTTCTTGGACTGTTTGATAAATATCACTAACGTACAGAAGAAATGTGTTTTGTAAAACTTATTTTAGAGTTATTGACTGCCCAGAAAGAATTGCCTTTTAGCTCTATAATTTGTAAATTTCAGCAAGTCCTTGGGAAAAGTCAGAATTGTAGTTTCCACCAGAAGCATCAGTTGTGGACTTCTGTTAGTAAAATGAATCTCATTGAATCTTTgttattaagtaaaatttttttaacattgaaaatGTGGTAGAATGTTTTATGCTACATGAAAATATTGTATCGGCCAAATAGTGATTATAGCTTGTCAGTAGAAGGGCTGATGCTCAAGCTCTTTCAAACAATCTAGGTTTTTGATAGTGATTTATATTCAGTGGGGTCTTTTGGTATTCTACTTTAGAACAGAAGAGATCTGATGTAAAGCTGTGGTACTCatgttttccctctccctgtagGCACTGAATGCAGAGGAGGCC
Proteins encoded in this window:
- the SLU7 gene encoding pre-mRNA-splicing factor SLU7 — protein: MSAAAVDAVNAAPLSGSKEMSLEEPKKMTREDWRKKKELEEQRKLGNAPAEVDEEGKDINPHIPQYISSVPWYIDPSKRPTLKHQRPQPEKQKQYSSSGEWYKRGVKENSITTKYRKGACENCGAMTHKKKDCFERPRRVGAKFTGTNIAPDEHVQPQLMFDYDGKRDRWNGYNPEEHMKIVEEYAKVDLAKRTLKAQKLQEELASGKLVEQANSPKHQWGEEEPNSQTEKDHNSEDEDEDKYADDIDMPGQNFDSKRRITVRNLRIREDIAKYLRNLDPNSAYYDPKTRAMRENPYANAGKNPDEVSYAGDNFVRYTGDTISMAQTQLFAWEAYDKGSEVHLQADPTKLELLYKSFKVKKEDFKEQQKESILEKYGGQEHLDAPPAELLLAQTEDYVEYSRHGTVIKGQERAVACSKYEEDVKIHNHTHIWGSYWKEGRWGYKCCHSFFKYSYCTGEAGKEIANSEECIINDITGEESVKKPQTLMEMHQEKLKEDKKKKKKKKKKHRKSSSDSDDEEKKHEKLKKALNAEEARLLHVKEIMQIDERKRPYNSIYETREPTEEEMEAYRMKRQRPDDPMASFLGQ